From Apium graveolens cultivar Ventura chromosome 9, ASM990537v1, whole genome shotgun sequence, the proteins below share one genomic window:
- the LOC141682744 gene encoding nuclear transcription factor Y subunit C-1-like: METNTTPQPPPPSTTGVVSTQLQAFPSTPPPQSQSQPYHHLLQQQQQQLQMFWTYQRQDIEQANDFKNHQLPLARIKKIMKADEDVRMISAEAPILFAKACELFILELTIRSWLHAEENKRRTLQKNDIAAAITRTDIFDFLVDIVPRDEIKDEAGVGLVLGGPVGGAIVGGSASGVPYYYPPMGQPAPGGVMMGRPAVDVGTGVYAQPSQAWQSVWQTEDGSYGSAGQQDNLDG, from the coding sequence ATGGAAACAAACACCACCCCACAACCACCACCACCCTCCACCACTGGAGTAGTCTCAACACAACTCCAGGCATTCCCATCAACTCCACCACCACAATCACAGTCACAACCTTACCATCATCTTctgcagcaacaacagcaacaactcCAAATGTTCTGGACTTATCAACGTCAAGATATTGAACAAGCTAATGATTTCAAGAACCATCAGCTTCCCTTAGCAAGGATTAAGAAGATCATGAAAGCTGATGAGGATGTTAGGATGATCTCAGCTGAAGCTCCTATTTTGTTTGCTAAAGCTTGTGAGCTTTTCATTCTTGAACTTACTATACGTTCTTGGTTACATGCTGAGGAAAATAAGAGGAGGACACTGCAGAAGAATGACATTGCTGCTGCGATTACCAGGACGGATATTTTTGATTTCTTGGTTGATATTGTGCCTAGAGATGAGATTAAGGATGAAGCAGGTGTTGGTTTGGTCTTGGGAGGTCCAGTTGGAGGGGCAATTGTGGGGGGTAGTGCTAGTGGAGTTCCTTATTATTATCCACCTATGGGTCAGCCTGCTCCGGGTGGAGTTATGATGGGAAGGCCTGCTGTGGATGTGGGTACTGGGGTTTATGCGCAGCCTTCACAGGCGTGGCAGTCCGTGTGGCAGACAGAGGATGGATCCTATGGGAGTGCTGGTCAGCAGGACAATCTTGATGGCTAa
- the LOC141682743 gene encoding protein NUCLEAR FUSION DEFECTIVE 4-like, whose amino-acid sequence MVHFKDKSKEFLNNRWLVFVASMWVQSCSGIGYLFGSLSPVIKKTMGYNQRQLAMLGVAKDLGDAIGFIGGSLCEVVPIWAVLAIGVVQNFVGYGLVWLIVSRILPASPLWVLCVLIFVGTNGETYFNTGALVASVQNFPKNRGPVVGILKGFAGLSGAIMTQVYLMFNFPDETSLILTIAVGPTIVITAVMFLVKPVRGHRQVRESDNSSFLFVYGICLILAAYMLAFMLLQDLTNLSQIIVNALTVVLIFIILLPILVPIILTFNSEPKSPTEVSLLPEPQNQESSQSEPNEVIFSELEDEKSSEIDALPVVERQKRIVHLQAKLFQAAADGAVRIKKRRGPRRGEDFTLMQALLKADFWLIFFSLVLASGSGLTVMDNLGQMSESLGYENTHIFISMISIWNFLGRIAGGYFSEIIIRKYAYPRPIAMAVVQVMMAIALLFYAMGLPGAIYVLSVLMGLGYGAHWAIVPAAASELFGLKSFGALYNFLALSSPTGSLIFSGIIASGIYDSEARKQASIKHQSSGYILGVTVGEEDSLTCYGVICYSLTCWILSGLCIVASILSSIVVYRTKRVYAQLYRNPRG is encoded by the exons ATGGTACACTTTAAAGACAAAAGCAAGGAGTTTCTGAACAACAGATGGTTGGTTTTTGTGGCATCTATGTGGGTTCAAAGTTGTTCTGGGATTGGATATTTGTTTGGGAGTTTATCACCGGTGATTAAAAAGACCATGGGTTATAATCAGAGACAATTAGCTATGTTAGGCGTGGCTAAAGATTTGGGTGATGCTATTGGCTTCATTGGTGGGAGTTTATGTGAAGTTGTGCCTATTTGGGCTGTTCTTGCTATTGGTGTTGTTCAGAATTTTGTTGGTTATGGTCTTGTTTGGCTCATTGTTAGCCGCATCTTGCCTGCTTCCCCTTTGTGGGTG CTATGCGTGTTAATATTTGTTGGAACAAATGGAGAGACCTATTTCAATACTGGAGCTCTTGTCGCCTCTGTCCAGAACTTTCCTAAAAATCGTGGCCCTGTTGTAGGCATACTTAAGGGATTTGCTGGGTTGAGCGGAGCAATTATGACCCAAGTTTATCTCATGTTCAACTTTCCAGACGAGACGTCGCTGATTTTGACGATTGCAGTTGGTCCAACAATAGTCATCACTGCTGTAATGTTTCTAGTTAAACCTGTGCGAGGTCACAGACAAGTTAGGGAGTCTGATAATTCTAGTTTTTTATTTGTCTATGGCATTTGCCTTATCCTTGCAGCTTATATGTTGGCATTTATGCTGCTTCAAGATCTGACAAATTTAAGTCAAATTATTGTTAATGCATTGACAGTTGTTCTGATCTTTATCATATTACTTCCAATTCTAGTTCCTATTATATTGACTTTTAATTCGGAACCTAAATCTCCAACTGAGGTCAGCCTTCTCCCCGAGCCCCAGAATCAAGAATCAAGTCAGTCTGAGCCAAATGAGGTCATTTTCAGTGAGTTAGAAGATGAAAAAAGCTCAGAAATAGATGCACTTCCGGTAGTGGAGAGACAAAAGAGAATTGTTCATTTGCAAGCTAAATTGTTCCAAGCAGCTGCTGATGGAGCGGTGAGGATCAAGAAGAGAAGGGGACCGCGCAGAGGAGAGGACTTTACCTTAATGCAAGCACTACTAAAAGCAGATTTCTGGCTAATCTTTTTTTCTCTTGTATTGGCTTCTGGTTCTGGTTTAACAGTAATGGATAATCTAGGACAGATGTCTGAATCTTTAGGGTACGAAAatacacatatatttatatccatGATTAGCATTTGGAACTTTCTCGGACGTATTGCTGGAGGTTATTTTTCTGAAATTATTATAAG GAAATATGCCTATCCTAGACCAATAGCGATGGCTGTGGTTCAGGTCATGATGGCGATTGCGCTACTCTTCTATGCTATGGGTTTACCTGGGGCGATTTATGTCCTATCTGTGCTGATGGGACTTGGATATGGAGCACACTGGGCAATTGTTCCTGCTGCAGCCTCCGAATTGTTTGGTTTAAAAAGTTTTGGTGCACTGTACAATTTCCTTGCTTTGTCAAGCCCAACTGGTTCTTTAATATTCTCTGGCATCATTGCTAGTGGTATATATGATTCTGAAGCAAGGAAACAAGCTTCGATCAAACATCAAAGTTCAGGATATATTCTTGGAGTGACTGTTGGAGAGGAAGATTCCCTTACTTGTTATGGTGTCATATGCTACTCACTGACTTGTTGGATTCTTTCAGGACTCTGTATTGTTGCATCTATCTTGAGTTCAATAGTTGTTTATCGGACGAAAAGAGTTTATGCCCAGCTCTACAGAAATCCTAGGGGATAA